A stretch of the Thiocystis violascens DSM 198 genome encodes the following:
- a CDS encoding DUF1302 family protein → MNWRSGHLVNGLMLAVLGAGTGPWTPVGALEPLVIEGGDAPGTPIAGARRTVDPPRDGVGWGLAPSQFRLELGLPDTDAAVTGSHYLHASTGLEWRAGDRWELRLAGRLDGARQAGTASLRSLELDYAESFLRYRSKHVRVTLGPQIILWGRLDEQAPTDRMSVVDLDRFILDDLEDRRRAVTALRIEGFLDDDDRADLVWIPRFRPAELPDADSLWYPIDRQRGRVLGIPSDPLLAALVKNGSFDESADEQDGQIGLRLSRSGRRLDYALTVQHTRQSTPYFRLDPAVRERILSGMDPQSAIAAVAPPTFAAQYPQGWLFGGDLGFAAAGATWRFEAAYLSDLPATTTDLRYLTRQGFDWGVGGEFFPGDGDTRVTLQLLGHHLLDAGEVVDWQRTYALTGEIESSFAHARWRANLRFWTGLNQSTLYLNPSLSFLGWDPHEFYLALHAFSGEDGTAGGFYQDNGLITLGWRAQFR, encoded by the coding sequence ATGAACTGGCGGAGCGGGCACCTCGTCAACGGGCTCATGCTCGCGGTTCTGGGGGCGGGAACCGGCCCCTGGACGCCCGTCGGCGCGTTAGAGCCGCTCGTGATCGAAGGTGGGGATGCGCCAGGAACCCCGATTGCCGGCGCGCGGCGGACGGTCGATCCACCCCGCGACGGCGTCGGATGGGGGCTTGCCCCTTCCCAATTTCGCCTCGAACTCGGGCTTCCCGATACCGATGCCGCCGTGACCGGCAGCCACTACCTTCATGCAAGCACCGGCCTGGAATGGCGCGCTGGCGATCGCTGGGAGTTGCGCCTCGCCGGTCGGCTCGATGGCGCGCGGCAAGCCGGAACCGCGTCGCTCCGTTCGCTCGAACTCGATTACGCGGAAAGTTTTCTGCGTTATCGCAGCAAACATGTGCGCGTCACGCTCGGCCCTCAGATCATTCTTTGGGGCCGGCTCGACGAGCAGGCTCCGACCGACCGCATGAGCGTGGTCGATCTTGATCGCTTTATCCTCGATGATCTGGAAGACCGCCGCCGGGCGGTCACGGCGCTGCGCATCGAAGGTTTTCTGGACGATGACGATCGGGCAGATTTGGTCTGGATTCCCCGCTTCCGCCCTGCGGAACTCCCCGACGCCGACAGTCTCTGGTATCCGATCGACCGCCAGCGGGGTCGGGTGCTCGGCATCCCTTCCGACCCACTGCTCGCCGCATTGGTCAAGAACGGAAGCTTCGACGAGAGCGCCGACGAGCAGGATGGACAGATCGGACTGCGCCTGAGCCGCTCCGGCCGACGTCTGGATTACGCGCTGACCGTCCAGCATACCCGGCAGTCCACGCCCTATTTCCGACTCGACCCGGCGGTCCGCGAGCGTATCTTGAGCGGCATGGATCCCCAAAGCGCCATCGCGGCGGTCGCGCCGCCCACCTTTGCCGCCCAGTATCCGCAAGGCTGGCTGTTCGGCGGCGATCTCGGATTCGCCGCGGCTGGCGCCACCTGGCGCTTCGAGGCCGCGTATCTGAGCGATCTGCCGGCCACGACCACCGATCTGCGTTATCTCACCCGCCAGGGTTTCGACTGGGGGGTGGGCGGCGAATTTTTCCCCGGCGACGGCGATACTCGGGTGACGCTGCAACTCCTGGGTCATCATCTGCTGGACGCGGGCGAGGTAGTGGACTGGCAGCGCACCTATGCGCTGACCGGCGAAATCGAGTCCAGTTTCGCGCACGCCCGCTGGCGCGCCAATCTGCGCTTCTGGACCGGTTTGAATCAGTCCACGCTCTATCTCAATCCTTCCCTGAGTTTTCTCGGCTGGGATCCGCATGAGTTTTATCTGGCGCTGCACGCCTTCAGCGGCGAAGACGGCACGGCCGGCGGCTTTTATCAAGACAATGGGTTAATCACGCTAGGCTGGCGGGCGCAATTTCGTTGA
- a CDS encoding outer membrane lipoprotein-sorting protein: MLVRAMARWLGVAFVLSLVAAISHADESLDAGTALARQVYARPDGRDLSLRLRMTLTERGHAPRNRLFYSYRQDLGGGNVRSLARFQEPADVAGTGLLTLDTPAAESAQWLYLPAIKKERRISGSRKGGRFVGSDLYFEDLRDRPVERDRHRLIGTDSFQGTSCQVLESIPSDPDNSVYSKRLSCIHPETFLPLRIEFFAGGKTVPAKRFTVSRIKRIQGYWTVLDSTMTDLSSGHETRIEAEAVKYDQGLPASLFSVQTLTDPAQDKRFRP; the protein is encoded by the coding sequence ATGCTCGTTCGCGCAATGGCCCGATGGCTCGGTGTCGCCTTTGTCCTAAGTCTCGTTGCGGCCATCTCCCACGCCGATGAGTCGCTTGACGCCGGCACCGCGCTGGCCCGCCAAGTTTACGCCCGCCCCGATGGTCGCGATCTGAGTCTGCGTCTGCGCATGACCCTGACCGAGCGGGGACACGCCCCCCGCAACCGGCTGTTTTACAGCTACCGTCAGGATCTGGGTGGCGGCAATGTTCGCTCGCTGGCGCGGTTTCAGGAGCCCGCCGATGTCGCGGGCACCGGCCTGCTCACCCTCGACACACCCGCCGCGGAATCCGCGCAGTGGCTCTATCTGCCCGCGATCAAGAAGGAACGGCGTATCTCCGGCTCCCGCAAGGGCGGCCGGTTTGTCGGCTCCGATCTGTATTTCGAGGATCTGCGCGATCGCCCGGTCGAGCGCGACCGTCATCGCCTGATCGGCACGGACAGTTTTCAGGGGACCAGTTGCCAGGTGCTGGAGAGCATTCCCAGCGACCCCGATAACTCGGTCTACAGCAAGCGTCTCAGTTGTATTCATCCCGAGACCTTCCTCCCGCTCAGAATCGAGTTTTTCGCGGGTGGCAAGACCGTTCCCGCCAAACGCTTTACCGTCAGTCGGATCAAACGGATTCAGGGCTACTGGACCGTTCTCGACAGCACTATGACCGATCTGTCCAGCGGTCACGAAACCCGGATCGAAGCCGAGGCGGTGAAGTACGATCAGGGTCTTCCCGCCAGTCTATTTTCCGTGCAAACGCTGACCGATCCTGCTCAGGACAAGCGCTTCCGTCCATGA